The following are encoded together in the Lactuca sativa cultivar Salinas chromosome 1, Lsat_Salinas_v11, whole genome shotgun sequence genome:
- the LOC111915204 gene encoding L-type lectin-domain containing receptor kinase VIII.1, translating into MLSFISGEKITSFLPCFLLLLYFSGNAVGGTISFDFQSLSLSSLKLLGDAHLVNTSIMLTRELAVPNSGAGGVLYNKPVRFKRPGTTIPASFTTFFSFAVTNLNPGSIGGGLAFVISPGDEDTGDAGGYMGIPTGAIAIEFDTLMDVEFKDINGNHLGVDLNSMISADVADLDSINIDLRSGDQVNSWVEYNGTTQQLNISISYSNVKPSTPVLSVPMDLNKYVNEFMFIGFTGSTQGSTEVHSVEWWTFNSSFDDAPPHPPPPTANFTNPAADSVKIPPPSIAPTESNSTQTHHSTQKKSKCKNQLCKEGAGAVVGVVTAGAFVLAVCTLLLIWVYSKKFKNTKKPQPFASEFIKAPKEFSYKELKLATKGFDATRVIGHGAFGTVYRGVLSDSGENIAVKRCSHTGGQGMAEFLSELSIIGTLRHRNLVRLQGWCHEKGEILLVYDLMPNGSLDKALFESRMTLPWVHRSKILMGVASALAYLHQECENQVIHRDVKTSNIMLDEGFNARLGDFGLARRTEHDKSPDATVAAGTMGYLAPEYLLTGRASEKTDVFSFGAVVLEVASGRRPIERETTAVGKTRENSNLVEWVWGLHREERLLSAADPRLSGEFDEAQMNKVLLIGLVCSHPDPAVRPTMRNVVQMLVGEAEVPVVARAKPSLSFSTSHLLLNLQDSVSDLNELVAISTSSSEHSFNGGGLDLV; encoded by the coding sequence ATGCTTTCATTTATTTCCGGCGAAAAGATTACTTCTTTTCTGCCATGTTTTCTGCTATTATTATACTTTTCCGGTAATGCTGTCGGTGGAACAATCTCGTTTGACTTCCAGTCACTTTCTCTGAGTAGCTTGAAGCTCCTTGGTGATGCTCACTTGGTCAACACGAGCATCATGCTCACTCGTGAGCTCGCTGTTCCAAACTCCGGTGCCGGAGGAGTTCTGTACAACAAACCTGTCAGGTTCAAGCGGCCTGGAACCACGATTCCGGCGAGCTTCACCACTTTCTTCTCGTTTGCGGTTACCAACTTAAACCCAGGTTCGATTGGTGGTGGCTTGGCTTTTGTGATCTCGCCGGGCGACGAAGACACAGGGGACGCCGGAGGGTACATGGGTATTCCGACTGGCGCCATTGCTATTGAATTTGATACCTTAATGGACGTTGAGTTTAAAGATATTAATGGAAACCATTTGGGTGTGGATCTTAACTCGATGATTTCAGCCGACGTTGCCGATTTGGATTCCATCAACATTGATCTGAGAAGTGGCGACCAGGTTAACTCGTGGGTGGAGTACAACGGCACAACTCAGCAACTCAACATCTCGATTTCATACTCCAACGTAAAACCAAGCACACCAGTTCTATCCGTCCCCATGGATCTCAATAAATACGTGAACGAGTTCATGTTCATCGGATTCACTGGGTCGACTCAAGGCAGCACTGAAGTCCACTCGGTTGAATGGTGGACCTTCAACTCATCATTTGATGACGCACCACCACATCCACCTCCACCAACCGCCAATTTCACGAACCCTGCCGCTGACTCAGTCAAGATTCCACCACCATCGATAGCACCAACCGAGTCAAACTCCACTCAAACCCACCATTCTACACAAAAGAAGAGCAAATGTAAGAACCAGTTATGCAAAGAAGGTGCAGGGGCGGTGGTGGGGGTGGTGACTGCCGGTGCATTTGTTTTAGCCGTGTGTACACTCTTACTAATTTGGGTCTactccaagaaattcaaaaatacaaaaaagccACAACCTTTTGCTTCTGAATTCATAAAAGCCCCCAAAGAATTCTCATACAAAGAGCTTAAATTAGCCACGAAAGGCTTCGACGCCACACGTGTAATCGGACATGGAGCATTTGGGACTGTTTACAGGGGTGTATTATCGGATTCCGGCGAGAATATCGCCGTTAAGAGGTGCAGCCATACAGGTGGTCAAGGAATGGCTGAGTTTCTATCAGAGCTATCAATCATCGGAACTCTCCGCCACCGGAATCTTGTGAGATTACAAGGTTGGTGTCACGAAAAAGGTGAAATTTTGCTGGTTTATGACTTGATGCCAAATGGGTCACTTGATAAAGCACTTTTTGAGTCAAGAATGACTCTCCCGTGGGTTCACCGGAGCAAAATCTTAATGGGTGTAGCCTCTGCTTTAGCTTATTTACATCAAGAATGCGAAAATCAAGTGATTCATAGAGATGTAAAAACTAGTAACATAATGTTAGACGAAGGGTTCAACGCAAGATTAGGAGATTTTGGGTTAGCCCGAAGAACAGAGCACGATAAGTCTCCAGACGCCACAGTGGCCGCCGGAACCATGGGATATTTGGCACCGGAATATTTATTAACTGGTCGAGCGAGTGAGAAAACAGACGTTTTTAGCTTTGGCGCGGTGGTGCTTGAAGTGGCTAGTGGCCGGAGACCGATTGAAAGGGAAACTACCGCGGTGGGGAAAACCAGGGAGAATAGTAATCTGgtagagtgggtatggggtttGCACAGGGAGGAGCGGTTGTTGTCGGCGGCGGACCCACGGTTGTCCGGCGAGTTTGACGAGGCACAAATGAATAAAGTattgttgattgggttggtgtgtTCTCACCCTGACCCGGCGGTTCGACCCACAATGCGAAATGTGGTTCAGATGCTTGTGGGTGAGGCTGAGGTGCCTGTGGTGGCGAGGGCAAAACCGTCATTAAGCTTTAGCACTTCGCATTTGTTATTGAATTTACAAGATAGTGTATCTGATTTGAATGAATTAGTTGCCATTTCAACCTCCTCATCAGAACACAGCTTCAATGGTGGCGGGTTGGACCTGGTTTAA